In Lates calcarifer isolate ASB-BC8 linkage group LG15, TLL_Latcal_v3, whole genome shotgun sequence, one genomic interval encodes:
- the zgc:92606 gene encoding gamma-aminobutyric acid receptor-associated protein-like 1 — translation MSSQYQRSVSLEVRRAEGERVRAKHPDKIPIIVERAPRSRAPDLDKKKYLVPSDLTVGQLCFLIRQRVSLRPEEALFFFVNNSLPPSSSPLSAVYEEHHEEDLFLYMTYSNESVYGA, via the exons atgAGCAGTCAGTACCAGCGCTCAGTATCACTAGAGgtgaggagagcagagggagagagagttcGGGCCAAGCATCCTGACAAGATACCA ATCATTGTGGAGAGGGCCCCGAGGTCACGAGCTCCTGACTTGGACAAGAAGAAATACCTCGTGCCCTCAGATTTAACAg TGGGCCAGTTGTGCTTCCTGATCCGTCAGCGTGTATCTTTGAGACCAGAGGAGGcactcttcttctttgtcaaCAACTCCCTTCCCCCATCCAGCTCCCCCCTCTCTGCTGTATATGAG GAGCACCATGAAGAAGACCTGTTTCTCTACATGACCTACAGTAATGAGAGCGTGTATGGTGCCTGA